The genomic interval ACCAATCCCAGTGCTGGGGCACTGTACCCGACCGAAATTTATGTGCAGATACGAGGTGTGGAAGGGTTTGAAAACGGCATTTACCATCTCTGCCCTTATGAAACGTCGTTGGTGTTGTTGTACCCATTGCCTGAGGATGAAGGCGTTGAGAGCTTTTTACATGTAAAGAAAATCAAAGGGTTTGTCTTTTTATTTTCAACCTTGTACTATCGCTCCTCATGGAAGTACAAAGACCGCGCATTTCGCTACTGTTTGCACGACACAGGACACATGATAGGCGCACTTGAGGCTTCGTGTCTGCTGAGTGCAAAGTCATACCGCATTGCTTACACCATAGATAAAAAGGGTTTAAACACGCTTTTTGGGTTCACGCAAGAAGAGTTTTTTCTCTCCTCAGCCATCGTTGGAGAGGAAGAGGAAACGTTTACATGTAAAGCGCCAGTGCTAAGCTTGCCGTATGTCAATGGCACAGGATTTTTTGAAGCCAATGCGCGTGTGGAAGCGGTGTATGACGCAACATGTGAACTTTCACCCAAGAAGCAAACGACAATAATGGCTGCGTTTAACGTGGATAAAGAGCGTTTCATGCAAGCGATTTGGAAGCGTCGCTCCATTCGTGATTTTGCCCAAAAGCCCATTACTAAAGAGGAGTTTTTAGCTGTCATGGAATTTATAACCCAGCCCATTGCGAGTGATTGCGATACCGTGGTGGAAATCTATGCGATCATCAACCGCGTTGAGGGGATGTGGCAAGGCGTTTGGAAGGAGGGTGTTTATCTGCAAAGCGGTGATTTTGCACGTAAAGCAGGGTATCTTTGCTTGGAGCAAGCCTTAGGCGAAGAGAGCGGTGTTACCTTCTTTTTAGTCGGGAACGAGGATAAAAACTACCAAGCGATGGTGCAAAAAGCGGGGATTATCGGGCATCGACTCTATGTGATGAGTGAATACATGGGCTTTGGGTGCAGTGGTATTGGCGCGTATTATGATGAAGAGGTAATGGCGTTTTTGGACACGCAGGGCATGATTCTCTACGCCCTTGCGATCGGTCGATGAGGCAGTTGACGGTAGGTGTAAACGAGTAAAAACAGAGCCGAACTGTACACAATGCCTCCAAGACCTATCCACATCCAGACAAAGGAGAGCTCCCAATAGTTTACACACAGCGCGAACACAATGCTCGGCGCTAAGATTTGGCGGAAGAATCCGACGTAGAAAATCATCGCAGGTTTTTTGATGCCTTGCAAGGTGGCGACACACGAAAAATGGGTCACGTAACCGAAAAAGAGAAAGAGCATCACATAGATGTAAGTTGTGCCAGAACGTATCACTTCCACGCTGGGGTCAAACTGCGAGACCAACCACTCTCCGCTAAACCACAAAACGCCCATGCCGATGAAACTGAGGGTGTAACCATACGCAAGCGCGTAAAAAAGTGTCTGATGCACCCGCTCAAATTTGCCTGCGCCCATGTTGTTGGACACAAGACTCAGCACCGCACTGCTAATGCCAAGAGAAGGCAGTAACATCAACTGCTCCACGCGGTACCCAATGCCATAGCCCGCCACCGTTTGATAGCCATACTGTGTGACAAAATGAAGCGCAATGAGGGCGCCAAACGACATCATCAGCATATTGAGTCCTGGTGGCATCGCTTGGGTGAAAAAAGTCTTATAGATGCGGCGATCGGGGTAAAAATGCGCTTTACATGTAAAGCCAATCAGCCCAGTTTTAAGGCTTTTATACAGAAGATACCCTGCATTAATCGCTTGGACTAAAACCGTGGCAAACGCAATGCCACCGATGCCCATCGCAGGAATAAATCCCCAGCCGTAAATGAAAAGAGGGTTAAATACAATATTGGCAAAAAAGCCAAAAATGAGGGTGTTTCGGTAACTCTTGGTATCGCCTGTTGCAAACAGAACACTGTTGAGCGCAAAATTGGCAAAGAAAAAAGAGGTGCCCAGCAAAATCACCTCGATGTAACTAACTGCTAATGCGTGGTAACGCTCCTCCGTGCCGATCCATGTGAGCAGCTCCGAGGCAAAACAAAACCCTAAAAGCCCCAAAAAAACGCCCACAGTCACCACCAGCGCAACCCCTTTTTTAGCGATAATACCTGCAAGAAAGAAGTGCTGTCTCCCATACGCATGTCCAATGAGTGCGGTTAAAGCGCTCGTTCCCCCGTATGCCATTCCAATGATGAAAAAAAAGAGAAATGAAGAGGCGGAGAGTGCTGCGAGTGCTTCGGTGGAGATAAGCCCCGCATAGTAGGTGTCAACGATGTTGTACAAGGTGTTAAAAAGCATCCCAAGACTCGAAGGAATGGCAAGTTGACGCAAAAGCAATGGGATAGGTTTATGGGTCAGTGACGTTGAATCCATGCAGGCTCTTTTTGATTTTATCATAACGCTTTAGGGCTTTAAAAGAGCTCATTTTTAATAACGACTTTTGAAGCAAAGCTTTAAAAGTCTACGTTAGCCACTATGGCGCTAAAGCTTGCCTCTTTCGAGGCAGAATTTTAACGATATTTACACCAAATACACTCATTAATTCCTCATTTTATTTCGTTAAGCTTCATTTATAAAAATAAAAACTACACAATAAATGTAATTTTTATTTAAGGTTTGCATGTTTCCAGTATGAAAAATCGTTCAATCTAAGGAGAACACAATGACAAAGAATATGGACAGAAGATCGTTTTTAAAAGTAGGCGGTGCTGCGGCAGGTGTTGCTGTAGCGACGGTAAGTGCTGAAGCGATTCCTTTGGTGGGAGATTCTATTTTGCAAGATGGCGTTGATGGTGTGAGTGCCTCACACTTTGGTGCGGTTAAGACCAAAGTGCGCAACGGTCGCTTTGAAAGTGTGGAAGCGTTTGAGGGTGACAGCTATCCTAGCACCTTGATTCAAGGGCTTCCAGCGCGTACCTATGCGCAAGATCGTATCTTATACCCATGCGTTCGTGAGGGGTATTTGAAAAATGGGTATAAAAGCGATAAAAGCAAACGTGGCTCAGACAAATATGTCCGTGTTTCATGGGAAAAAGCCTTTGATTTGATCGCCGATGAGCTCAAACGTGTCTATAAAAGTTATGGTCCTGATGCTGTCTTTGGAGGAAGTTACGGTTGGTTTTGTGTAGGAAGTCTCAACAACCCACAAGCGTTGGTCGGCAGAATGTTAGGCGTTGCAGGTGGCTACACGTCACGTACCTTGACCTACTCAACCCATGCAATTCGTGCGATCACCCCTTATGTAACGGGTGGCGATGAGTCGAGTAACCAACAAACCGCGTATCCAAATCTCATTGCGAATTCTGAATGTATCGTTTTTTGGAGCAGTGATCCTATCAATACCAACCAAATTGCGTGGGGCGTGCCTGACCATCAATCGTATGAGTATATGAAACAGCTCAAAGCTGAGGCTAAAAAACGCAATATCAAGTTCTACTGCATCGATCCCGTCTATAACAACACTGCGATGTATTTTGGAGCAGAGCACATTAAAGTGCGTCCAACGACCGACGTTGCGATGATGCTGGGAATGGCGCACTATCTGTACAGTGAAAATCTCTACAGCAAAGAGTTTGTGGAAAAATACACGAGCGGTTTTGCGGAATTCAAAGCCTATCTTTTAGGTGAGGGTGAGGATAAAGTCATCAAAACACCTGAGTGGGCGGCTAAAATTTGTGGTGTGGAGGCAAGTGTGATCAAAATGCTTGCTAAAGAGTTTGCCTCAAAACGTACGATGCTCATGGGCGGTTGGGGATTCCAAAGAGCGCACCATGGGGAGCAACCTCACTGGATGCTGATCACGCTTGCGAGTATGCTCGGTCAGATCGGACTTGCTGGTGGAGGATTTGGATGTGCGTATCACTACTCAGATGGTGGTGTTCCTGCCCCAGCAGCTGCTACTGGCAATCCTTTAAGCGATGTCAAAATGGGCAATGGTAGCCAAGGCGCTGCAGCAAGTGCGGATGCTCCTGCTGCATCTCCTGGATTAACAGGCATTAGTGTCAACTCTAAAGTGGATGGTCCTTGGAAACAACGTAAAATTCCTGTGATTCCTGTTTCGCGTATCGTTGAATGTTTGGAAAATCCAGGTCGTGAGATCTTATTTGATGGTAAAAAACTCACCTATCCTGATTTGAAAATGGCGTATTGGGCGGGCGGAAATCCTTTCCATCACCACCAAGATCGTAACCGTATGATCAAAGCGTGGCAAAAATTTGAGACCTTTGTGGTGAACGAGTGCTTTTGGACAGCAACGGCGCGAATGGCAGACATCGTGCTTCCTGCAACAACAGAGCAAGAGCGCAATGACATTACCAAATCGCACACCAACAGCTACATTTTTGCGATGAAAAAAGCAGTTGAACCCGTCGGTGAAGCGATGGATGATTTTGACATTTTTGTGAACATCCTAAGACGTTTTAGTGCTGCTGAAGTGTTGGCGTTTACCGAGGGTAAAAGTAAAATGGAGTGGATCAAATCGTTTTATGATGAGTCTTACAACAAAGCAAAAAAATCAGGCGTTGCGATGCCTGCCTTTGATGAATTTTGGGAGAAAGGGTTTGTGAAGTTTGAGACACCTGAAGCGGCTAAAAATTTCATTAAGTACAAAACCTTTAGAGACAATCCTGTGACCAACCGTTTGGGAACGCCATCCGGTAAGATCGAGATTTTCTCGAAAAAAATTGCAGGATACGGGTACAAAGAGTGCAAAGGGCATCCAACATGGTTTGAGCCGATGGAGTGGCTTGGTAGTTCCGTGGCAAAAGAGTTCCCACTCAATCTTGTCTCTCCACACCCAAAATACCGCCTTCACTCACAGCTCAATAACACATGGCTTCGTGATCTTGAAGAGGTTCAAGGCAGAGAGCCTATCTGGATGCACCCTAAAGATGCCGCCAAACGAGGCATTCAAAATGGCGATGTCGTGCGCATCTTTAACAAACGCGGACAAGTGCTTGGTGGCGCTGTCGTGACTGAAGCCGTGATGGAAGGCGTTGTAAGAATGCAAGAGGGCGCTTGGTACGATCCTAAAGAGCCAGGCAAAATTGGTTCATTGTGTGTGCATGGTGATGTCAATGTCCTTATCGCCGATGTTCCAACCTCCGAACTTGCCCAAGGCAATCAAGCCACAGCGCTGGTCGAGATTGAAAAATTCAAAGGGGAAATACCTGCCATTGGCATCTTTAAAGCCCCTGTGATGAAAGGAATGTAATTCATGTTGTTTAGAAAGATACTTGGAATGCTCTGCCTCACGTCGCTCCTTTTTGGGGCGGGCGGATCGTTTATGAGCAAAAATAGCCCTCTGTTTTCCGATGCGAGTGCTAAAGAGGCTTTGGGCGAATTGATCGTCTCGGCTGAGGTAAAAGAGCTCTCAAAAAGCGGCGAGTACACCGAAGTTGAATTTACAGGCTATCAGCCTAAAGACAGTGGCGTTGTGTATGAAAAAACGGGGGTACTGATCGTTGGATTCGAGACGGCGAAACCCAGCGCAGTTAAAATCATCGGCGAAAAAACAGATGAATATGGCACTGTTTGGTCGCATGTGACAGTCAAAGGCTTTGTTGTCACCAGCGCACTTGGCAAAGATAAAGGGAGTATTTTACAAGCGGGTAAAGATCTTTTTAGCGCCAAATGCGGTACCTGCCATGCCCTTCATGCTGAGAATGAGTTTGATGCCAATGTATGGCCAAGCATTCTTGAAGCGATGGGTGAGCAAGCCGCACTTTCCAAAGACGAGAAATATTCGATTATGAAGTATCTGCAAAACTATAAGTAGATTTGCCTTCCTTCGCCTGTAAAGGCGAAGGAATCTCATACGCTCCAAAGATAAAATAGGCTAAAATCTTTACATGTAACATCATTTCAAAGGATAGTAGATGGAACTTTGGCTGGAAAAACTCAAATCTTTGCGCATGCTGTACGCCGAAGATGAAGAGGGTATTCGAAAGCCCATGGCAAACACGCTTTCGTACTATCTCAAAGAGGTGCTTGAGGCGCGAGATGGCGAAGAGGCTCTTGATCTGTACTACGAACAACGTCCCGACATCATTCTGACCGATCTGAGAATGCCTAAAAAAGATGGGCTTTATATGGTCAAAGAGATTCGTAAGAGTGACAAAAAAACCCCCATTGTAATGATTACCGCGCATACCGATAAAGAGTATCTGCTCAGTGCCATTGAGCTTAAGATCGAAAAATACCTGATCAAACCCGTTGCACTGGATGAACTCTTAGGCGCTCTTAAACTGTGTGTGACCGAAATTGAATCAGGTCGCTCTCTTTTTCTTGAATGTAAAAATTGCAAATTTGACTTTAAAAACAGGCACATTGTGTACGATGATGGCAAAGAGACCGAACTGACCCATAAAGAGGCGGATTTTCTAGAGCTGTTATTGCGCAAAAAAGGGATGGTGGTCAGTTACGAAGAGATTGAAGTCAATGTCTGGAAAGAGGAGTTTATGAGCATTGCCGCCCTTCGCACCTTGGTCAAATCCCTGCGAAAAAAGTTGCCCAATAGTTTTATCAAAAACCACTCTCAATCAGGATACAGTTTTGAGGTTTAGCCCTCTTTTTCTGTTTTTCATTCCACTCCTCTACGGAGCTCTTTTGGCAGAAGAAGCCTTTTACCATGAAGATTCGAGTCAAGAACGTGTTTTACATGTAAGAGATCCACGCTCACATATTAAGGTCTTTTTGCCCTCCATGCCGTACAATTATGTCTCACGCTTGGTCAATGAAGGCTTAGTGAGACTGGCAGAGAATGAACAAGGTTGGGAGTATGCTTTAGCGATTAAAAGTACCAAACTCTCACCGCTTTTGTATGAGTTTGAACTGCGTCAGGGGGTTCGTTTTCAAGATGGAACCCCGTTTAATGCCGACTCGATCATGCACAATTTTAGCTACTTTTTAAAACAACCGTTTAACTATACCAATATTCACAATGCCCTTAAACACGTCGAAAAAGTCTCGGAGTACAAAATCCGTCTGCACCTTAGCGAGCCTTATGGGATGCTCTACCGCGACCTTGCGCGCATCTACTCCGAAGCGTATCTCAACACCTTTGGGTGGGGCGGTGCTGAGACAGGGGCGAACATTAAGGCGTCAGGTCCTTATGGACTGGGACCTTATATATTGGTTGAAGGGATGATTACAGGGCGCAAACAGACCCCCAAAGCGATTCTCAAAGCCAATCCTTACTATTGGGAAAAAGAGTATCCTTCCATTGAGACGATTACTTTTTTTACGGAGCTTTCAACCTCGCAAGCGCTTCGGTTAGCCTTGTTTACGGATGGCGGGCTTGATTTTATGCAGATTCCTTTCAATAAAAAAATCGAAACGATGCTCTCTCCTTATGCCAAACTGGTCTCGATGCCTTCCTCCCATAACTTTACGATCTACTTTAATTTGCTCAAACACTATTCCCCCATCGCGCGCAAAGAGGTGCGCCAAGCGCTGAATTGTGCCTTGAATCAACAAAGCTTGCTCGATTTTACCTACAAAAAAGAGGGTAGACTTAACCCTGCGGCAC from Sulfurospirillum multivorans DSM 12446 carries:
- a CDS encoding nitroreductase family protein; its protein translation is MLSYHAQTMHTYNSVRTKSHSIDWDHPPKQFKLYPETFTRIPLDKSNPEHRFFYLIGGITAQKSYPGVTYALRTNPSAGALYPTEIYVQIRGVEGFENGIYHLCPYETSLVLLYPLPEDEGVESFLHVKKIKGFVFLFSTLYYRSSWKYKDRAFRYCLHDTGHMIGALEASCLLSAKSYRIAYTIDKKGLNTLFGFTQEEFFLSSAIVGEEEETFTCKAPVLSLPYVNGTGFFEANARVEAVYDATCELSPKKQTTIMAAFNVDKERFMQAIWKRRSIRDFAQKPITKEEFLAVMEFITQPIASDCDTVVEIYAIINRVEGMWQGVWKEGVYLQSGDFARKAGYLCLEQALGEESGVTFFLVGNEDKNYQAMVQKAGIIGHRLYVMSEYMGFGCSGIGAYYDEEVMAFLDTQGMILYALAIGR
- a CDS encoding MATE family efflux transporter, whose product is MDSTSLTHKPIPLLLRQLAIPSSLGMLFNTLYNIVDTYYAGLISTEALAALSASSFLFFFIIGMAYGGTSALTALIGHAYGRQHFFLAGIIAKKGVALVVTVGVFLGLLGFCFASELLTWIGTEERYHALAVSYIEVILLGTSFFFANFALNSVLFATGDTKSYRNTLIFGFFANIVFNPLFIYGWGFIPAMGIGGIAFATVLVQAINAGYLLYKSLKTGLIGFTCKAHFYPDRRIYKTFFTQAMPPGLNMLMMSFGALIALHFVTQYGYQTVAGYGIGYRVEQLMLLPSLGISSAVLSLVSNNMGAGKFERVHQTLFYALAYGYTLSFIGMGVLWFSGEWLVSQFDPSVEVIRSGTTYIYVMLFLFFGYVTHFSCVATLQGIKKPAMIFYVGFFRQILAPSIVFALCVNYWELSFVWMWIGLGGIVYSSALFLLVYTYRQLPHRPIARA
- the torA gene encoding trimethylamine-N-oxide reductase TorA — translated: MTKNMDRRSFLKVGGAAAGVAVATVSAEAIPLVGDSILQDGVDGVSASHFGAVKTKVRNGRFESVEAFEGDSYPSTLIQGLPARTYAQDRILYPCVREGYLKNGYKSDKSKRGSDKYVRVSWEKAFDLIADELKRVYKSYGPDAVFGGSYGWFCVGSLNNPQALVGRMLGVAGGYTSRTLTYSTHAIRAITPYVTGGDESSNQQTAYPNLIANSECIVFWSSDPINTNQIAWGVPDHQSYEYMKQLKAEAKKRNIKFYCIDPVYNNTAMYFGAEHIKVRPTTDVAMMLGMAHYLYSENLYSKEFVEKYTSGFAEFKAYLLGEGEDKVIKTPEWAAKICGVEASVIKMLAKEFASKRTMLMGGWGFQRAHHGEQPHWMLITLASMLGQIGLAGGGFGCAYHYSDGGVPAPAAATGNPLSDVKMGNGSQGAAASADAPAASPGLTGISVNSKVDGPWKQRKIPVIPVSRIVECLENPGREILFDGKKLTYPDLKMAYWAGGNPFHHHQDRNRMIKAWQKFETFVVNECFWTATARMADIVLPATTEQERNDITKSHTNSYIFAMKKAVEPVGEAMDDFDIFVNILRRFSAAEVLAFTEGKSKMEWIKSFYDESYNKAKKSGVAMPAFDEFWEKGFVKFETPEAAKNFIKYKTFRDNPVTNRLGTPSGKIEIFSKKIAGYGYKECKGHPTWFEPMEWLGSSVAKEFPLNLVSPHPKYRLHSQLNNTWLRDLEEVQGREPIWMHPKDAAKRGIQNGDVVRIFNKRGQVLGGAVVTEAVMEGVVRMQEGAWYDPKEPGKIGSLCVHGDVNVLIADVPTSELAQGNQATALVEIEKFKGEIPAIGIFKAPVMKGM
- a CDS encoding response regulator transcription factor, with protein sequence MELWLEKLKSLRMLYAEDEEGIRKPMANTLSYYLKEVLEARDGEEALDLYYEQRPDIILTDLRMPKKDGLYMVKEIRKSDKKTPIVMITAHTDKEYLLSAIELKIEKYLIKPVALDELLGALKLCVTEIESGRSLFLECKNCKFDFKNRHIVYDDGKETELTHKEADFLELLLRKKGMVVSYEEIEVNVWKEEFMSIAALRTLVKSLRKKLPNSFIKNHSQSGYSFEV
- a CDS encoding ABC transporter substrate-binding protein, translated to MAEEAFYHEDSSQERVLHVRDPRSHIKVFLPSMPYNYVSRLVNEGLVRLAENEQGWEYALAIKSTKLSPLLYEFELRQGVRFQDGTPFNADSIMHNFSYFLKQPFNYTNIHNALKHVEKVSEYKIRLHLSEPYGMLYRDLARIYSEAYLNTFGWGGAETGANIKASGPYGLGPYILVEGMITGRKQTPKAILKANPYYWEKEYPSIETITFFTELSTSQALRLALFTDGGLDFMQIPFNKKIETMLSPYAKLVSMPSSHNFTIYFNLLKHYSPIARKEVRQALNCALNQQSLLDFTYKKEGRLNPAALKACPLDAEMVERTLKGLELNVATQDSLLFLWKGIEYQLSMYGVKFHYTITTSEKEIYDLTQKNHKSIQEWDLLIQNTQDWYGRHPWPVFIRYQENNPWSFVHHDALMKDYIKAFFGLEQEDVLFQTLTQKIQDRACEEAYMLFVPIPNAVFAMNKELVFEPLGIGMQPFWKAKITDQHWSVRGDKPYPLVLQNPLLPKRLP